A stretch of DNA from Halodesulfovibrio sp. MK-HDV:
GGTTTCAGAACTTCTCAGATTTCCCTGAAGCAAATTCAGTTTACTGGTCAGGAGACTTCCTTCAGGAAGTAATCGATAAAATTTCTTTTTGTATTTCTGATGAAGACACCATGGAAGCGATCGCTTGTCTTGCCATCAAACCAAAGGAAGACCAATACATTGAAGCCTGCGGTCTTAACGGACACCAGTTCTCAATGCAGCGTTTCCTTAATGATGAACTACACGCACTGCTTCCAGAAGACGGTATTCTTTTACAGAAGAAATATCTGAACGAACTTAAAAAATGGCTCGGTGGCGACGAAATCGAGTTGAATATTGATAATAAACGTCTCTTCTTCCGTACTGGCGATAAGCGTGAGGTTTTCACTATTCCTCTGTCTTACTACCAGTATCCTGATTACAATTCATTCTTATCCCGCCTGGGTTGTGATGATGTGACCAAGCTTTCTGTTGATCGTAAGCTTATGATCGACGCACTTGATCGTCTCCTCATTTTCAACACAGACAACAATCGCTGCACCTACTTCACCTTTAACGGCAGTGAAGTGGAGCTTGCATCTCAGGGACAGGAAGTAGGCATAGCAAAAGAATACGTGGACGCAGAAGTTTCTGGTGACATAGAAAAAATCGCGTTCCCGACACGTAATCTGATCGAAATCCTCAATCACTACCAATCCGAAAAGTTGACCTTTATCCTTACCGGTACAGAAGGCCCATGTGGTTTACGCGGTAGTGACGATCCTGAATACACAGTGATTATTATGCCAATGAAGATTGTAGAAGAGACTTACTACAGCGAGGAAGAAGTTTAATGACTAATAAGAGTCAGTATACTGCGGACAGTATCCAAATTCTTGAGGGACTTTCCGCGGTTCGTAAACGTCCTGCGATGTATATCGGCAGTACGGACGTTCGCGGTTTACATCATCTCGTATATGAAGTTGTTGATAACTCCATTGATGAAGCCATGGCAGGATTTTGTGACAAGGTCACAGTAAAGATCCATCTTGATAACAGCGTAACTGTTCAAGATAACGGCCGTGGTATTCCTGTTGATATGCACCCGAAAGAAAAACGCCCAGCGGTAGAAGTTGTTATGACTGTTCTGCACGCAGGCGGTAAATTTGATAACGATGCTTACAAAGTATCCGGCGGCCTGCACGGCGTTGGTGTTTCTTGTGTAAACGCGTTGTCAGAATCTCTTGAAGTCATCATCGACAGAGATGGTTCCCGCTACAAACAGCGCTACGAGCGTGGTGTTCCTGTTACCGGCGTTGATGAGATAGGTACTTCAAGACGC
This window harbors:
- the dnaN gene encoding DNA polymerase III subunit beta, which produces MYLKVFKEDVIDGLLKAANIIPAKTGAAYLRSIWLRAEGGTLQIFSTDSNIEFSGNYTAEVTEEGLAGVQGRAFVDLVKKMPTGEITLRLEEDSKNLLIEQGRKRYKLPVNEATWFQNFSDFPEANSVYWSGDFLQEVIDKISFCISDEDTMEAIACLAIKPKEDQYIEACGLNGHQFSMQRFLNDELHALLPEDGILLQKKYLNELKKWLGGDEIELNIDNKRLFFRTGDKREVFTIPLSYYQYPDYNSFLSRLGCDDVTKLSVDRKLMIDALDRLLIFNTDNNRCTYFTFNGSEVELASQGQEVGIAKEYVDAEVSGDIEKIAFPTRNLIEILNHYQSEKLTFILTGTEGPCGLRGSDDPEYTVIIMPMKIVEETYYSEEEV